A single genomic interval of Adhaeribacter pallidiroseus harbors:
- the hisA gene encoding 1-(5-phosphoribosyl)-5-[(5-phosphoribosylamino)methylideneamino]imidazole-4-carboxamide isomerase, with amino-acid sequence MIQIIPAIDIINGQCVRLTEGDFAQQKTYASNPVEVAKQFEGVGLTRLHLVDLDGARAKEPKNLAVLEAIATQTNLTIDFGGGIQNDIAIQQAFNAGAHQITAGSIAVREPGKVQEWLVKYGAEKIIIGADFRDNYIAINAWADQSTVLLTDFIDQYVTVGAKTFICTDVSKDGKLQGPATATYAELVRSTPRAAFIASGGVTTIQDLEELDAGGVTAAIIGKAIYEGTIALADLNRFVC; translated from the coding sequence ATGATCCAAATTATTCCCGCTATCGATATAATTAACGGCCAGTGCGTGCGCCTGACGGAAGGAGATTTTGCCCAGCAGAAAACCTACGCCAGCAACCCGGTAGAAGTAGCTAAACAATTTGAAGGAGTAGGTTTAACGCGTTTGCACTTAGTAGATTTAGATGGAGCTCGGGCAAAAGAGCCTAAAAATCTAGCGGTGCTGGAAGCAATTGCTACCCAAACTAATTTAACTATAGACTTTGGGGGCGGCATTCAAAACGATATAGCTATTCAGCAAGCTTTTAACGCGGGGGCTCACCAAATTACCGCCGGCAGCATCGCGGTGCGGGAACCCGGTAAAGTGCAGGAATGGCTGGTTAAGTATGGGGCAGAAAAAATTATTATTGGTGCAGATTTTCGAGATAACTATATTGCTATTAATGCCTGGGCCGATCAATCCACGGTTTTACTGACGGACTTCATTGATCAATATGTGACGGTTGGAGCAAAAACTTTTATCTGCACCGATGTTAGTAAGGATGGTAAATTGCAAGGTCCGGCCACCGCTACGTATGCTGAATTAGTAAGAAGTACACCCAGAGCAGCTTTTATTGCCAGCGGTGGAGTTACTACCATTCAGGATTTAGAGGAACTTGATGCAGGGGGTGTAACCGCAGCCATTATTGGCAAAGCTATTTACGAAGGAACGATTGCCTTAGCTGATTTAAACCGCTTTGTATGCTAA
- the hisF gene encoding imidazole glycerol phosphate synthase subunit HisF, producing MLTKRIIPCLDIKNGRTVKGIRFENIRDAGDPVALAAEYARQGADELVFLDITATNEERKTFAQLVRAIARHIDIPFTVGGGIGAIRDVEVLLREGADKVSINSAAIKDPQLVYDLAKRFGSQCITVAIDTKLTTTGWKVFSRAGTLETEHYTLNWAKQITDLGAGEILLTSMSHDGTKNGFALDITGDVSRGVSIPVIASGGAGNMAHFADVFNQAEADAALAASIFHFGEIPIPSLKEYLASQHLPIRLCY from the coding sequence ATGCTAACGAAAAGAATAATTCCTTGTTTGGATATTAAAAACGGACGCACCGTTAAAGGCATTCGGTTCGAGAATATTCGGGATGCGGGTGATCCGGTGGCTCTAGCCGCGGAATATGCTCGGCAAGGTGCGGATGAACTGGTTTTTTTAGATATTACCGCTACGAACGAAGAACGGAAAACTTTTGCGCAATTAGTGCGTGCTATTGCCCGCCACATCGATATTCCGTTTACCGTGGGTGGCGGCATTGGGGCTATTCGCGATGTAGAAGTTTTACTACGCGAAGGAGCCGACAAAGTATCCATAAACTCTGCTGCCATCAAAGATCCCCAACTAGTGTATGATTTAGCGAAACGCTTCGGGAGCCAGTGCATTACAGTGGCTATCGATACGAAGTTAACCACTACTGGCTGGAAAGTTTTTAGCCGGGCTGGCACCTTGGAAACCGAACATTATACCCTGAATTGGGCTAAACAAATTACCGACTTAGGAGCCGGCGAAATTTTACTTACTTCTATGAGCCACGATGGCACCAAAAATGGTTTCGCTTTAGATATTACCGGTGACGTGTCGCGGGGGGTTTCTATACCGGTAATTGCTTCCGGCGGCGCCGGTAATATGGCGCATTTTGCGGATGTATTTAACCAGGCCGAGGCCGATGCCGCTTTAGCCGCCAGTATTTTTCACTTTGGCGAAATTCCTATTCCTTCTTTAAAAGAATATTTAGCCAGTCAGCATTTACCCATTCGATTATGTTATTAG
- the hisIE gene encoding bifunctional phosphoribosyl-AMP cyclohydrolase/phosphoribosyl-ATP diphosphatase HisIE has product MLLDFAKSGGLVPAVIQDNTTQEVLMLGFMNQEAYEKTQQEQVVTFFSRTKNRLWTKGETSGNFLNVVSMHLDCDQDTLLIKVNPVGPVCHTGARTCFDSPESAENKSHTGTKPTAAFLDYLENIINDRRQNPQEKSYTNLLFEKGIQKIAQKVGEEAVETVIDAVAGNKERLKEEAADLMYHLLVLLAASDLKLQDVVQVLQQRHQK; this is encoded by the coding sequence ATGTTATTAGATTTTGCCAAATCCGGCGGATTAGTGCCGGCCGTTATTCAAGACAACACCACCCAGGAAGTTTTGATGCTGGGTTTTATGAACCAGGAAGCTTATGAGAAAACGCAGCAAGAGCAGGTAGTTACTTTTTTCTCCCGTACTAAAAACCGGCTTTGGACCAAAGGCGAAACCAGCGGAAATTTCTTAAATGTGGTTAGCATGCACCTAGACTGCGATCAAGACACTTTATTGATAAAAGTTAATCCGGTGGGGCCCGTTTGCCATACCGGGGCGCGTACCTGCTTCGACTCCCCGGAATCAGCTGAAAATAAGAGCCATACAGGTACCAAGCCTACCGCTGCTTTTCTGGATTACCTGGAAAATATTATTAACGACCGGCGCCAAAACCCACAGGAAAAATCGTACACCAACTTGCTTTTCGAAAAAGGCATTCAGAAAATAGCGCAAAAAGTAGGCGAGGAGGCGGTGGAAACGGTAATAGATGCGGTAGCGGGCAATAAAGAACGCCTGAAAGAAGAAGCGGCCGATCTCATGTATCATTTGTTAGTTCTTTTGGCGGCTTCAGATTTAAAACTACAAGATGTGGTGCAAGTATTACAACAAAGACATCAGAAGTAA
- a CDS encoding alpha/beta fold hydrolase — MKNAAWLDPQEYPFGPNYFDAGPGRIHYVDEGSGETIVMVHGSPVWSFIYRNLIKGLQNKYRCIAPDLLGFGFSDKPRKWLYTPAAHAENFTKLIQHLQLKDITLVVHDFGGPIGLDYAIQFPENVKRIVVLNSWLWPLNKDKNIKQASQLFGSSFGRILYQYFNFSAQVLLPRGFYNSKNLTPEIKQHYLKPLSKPAHRRGTWQFAKELLDSQNWYATLWQNHAVLATKPMLLLWGKHDKLFRRSFLHKWRMHFLQAQVVELEAGHFLQEEKPAEILQEIKDFLKN; from the coding sequence ATGAAGAATGCCGCTTGGTTAGATCCCCAGGAATATCCTTTTGGGCCAAATTATTTTGATGCGGGGCCGGGCCGAATACATTATGTGGATGAAGGTTCCGGTGAAACCATCGTTATGGTGCACGGTTCGCCGGTTTGGTCTTTTATTTACCGGAATTTGATCAAAGGCTTGCAGAATAAATACCGCTGCATAGCCCCGGATCTTTTAGGCTTTGGCTTCTCGGATAAACCGCGAAAATGGCTCTATACGCCGGCCGCTCACGCTGAAAATTTTACGAAACTAATCCAACATTTACAATTAAAGGACATTACCCTGGTAGTGCACGATTTCGGGGGCCCAATTGGATTAGATTATGCCATCCAATTTCCGGAAAATGTTAAACGCATTGTTGTTTTAAATTCCTGGCTTTGGCCTTTAAATAAAGATAAAAATATTAAGCAGGCCAGCCAGTTGTTTGGAAGTAGCTTCGGGAGAATATTGTACCAGTATTTCAATTTTTCGGCCCAGGTTTTACTGCCCCGTGGTTTTTACAATTCTAAAAATTTAACTCCGGAGATTAAGCAACATTATTTAAAACCACTGAGTAAACCTGCGCACCGGAGGGGCACCTGGCAGTTTGCCAAAGAACTTTTAGATTCCCAGAACTGGTATGCCACGCTCTGGCAAAATCATGCGGTTTTGGCTACCAAACCCATGCTGCTATTATGGGGTAAACACGACAAATTATTTCGCCGTTCTTTTCTACATAAGTGGCGCATGCATTTTTTGCAGGCCCAAGTAGTAGAACTGGAAGCCGGCCATTTTTTACAAGAAGAAAAACCCGCCGAAATTTTACAGGAGATTAAAGATTTTTTAAAAAATTAA
- a CDS encoding TetR/AcrR family transcriptional regulator, with the protein MSTKFVQKRDASMQLILQVGLDLFAENGYSPTTIRMIAEKAGISLGLLYNYFKSKEEVLRAIFQKNIRDIQADWRNSKESDQGITLNRFIRQFFKNVKNNNHFWILFYDLRLSGTTALVVTNEVKEIESVLQKILENCLVEAEIAFPGLEAKLLLASLDGVAQHFLLQNSFPVNDVVHLLLMKYPQPNAK; encoded by the coding sequence ATGTCTACTAAGTTTGTACAGAAACGGGACGCCAGTATGCAATTGATTTTACAAGTTGGTTTAGATTTATTTGCCGAAAACGGATATTCTCCAACTACCATCCGAATGATTGCCGAAAAAGCCGGTATTTCTCTGGGTTTACTTTATAATTATTTTAAAAGTAAGGAGGAAGTTTTAAGAGCTATTTTTCAAAAAAACATAAGAGACATTCAAGCCGATTGGCGTAACAGCAAAGAATCAGACCAGGGAATTACTTTAAATAGGTTTATCCGCCAATTTTTTAAAAATGTAAAGAACAATAATCATTTCTGGATATTATTTTATGATCTAAGGTTATCCGGTACTACGGCCTTGGTTGTAACAAACGAAGTAAAAGAAATAGAAAGCGTGCTGCAGAAAATACTGGAAAATTGTTTAGTAGAGGCAGAAATTGCTTTCCCAGGTTTAGAAGCTAAATTACTCCTGGCTTCTTTGGATGGCGTGGCCCAACATTTTTTATTGCAGAACAGTTTTCCGGTGAATGATGTAGTTCATTTATTGCTGATGAAGTACCCACAACCCAATGCAAAATAA
- a CDS encoding MBL fold metallo-hydrolase, translating into MMPCICTTCGVQYAAQTQKPEYCTVCCDDRQYVNWQGQTWTTLAQMQQYYRNNIQEVEPNVYQIQTTPRFAIGQKAHLIQTAAGNVLWDCVTLLDQETIEKINQLGGIAAIAISHPHYFATMVNWSQAFGGVPVYLHALDKEWVMQPDSSLHFWEGARKPLLDYNLQLIKCGGHFPGASVLYWPNGADGKGVLFSGDTIQVAMDRQSVSFMYSYPNLIPLNKPSILGIQEAVAKVSFDRIYGAFEAHIPENARQALDKSITRYLHIYE; encoded by the coding sequence ATGATGCCTTGTATTTGTACTACTTGTGGCGTGCAATATGCCGCCCAAACGCAGAAACCGGAGTATTGTACCGTTTGCTGCGACGACCGCCAATATGTAAATTGGCAAGGCCAGACCTGGACCACTTTAGCCCAAATGCAGCAGTATTACCGCAACAACATACAAGAAGTAGAGCCGAATGTCTATCAGATTCAAACTACGCCCCGGTTTGCTATCGGTCAAAAAGCGCATTTAATCCAAACGGCCGCGGGCAACGTTCTTTGGGATTGTGTTACTTTGCTAGACCAGGAAACCATCGAAAAAATAAATCAATTAGGCGGAATTGCCGCAATCGCCATTTCTCATCCGCATTATTTTGCCACCATGGTTAATTGGAGCCAGGCATTTGGTGGCGTACCCGTGTACCTGCATGCGCTAGATAAAGAATGGGTTATGCAGCCGGATTCTAGCCTGCATTTTTGGGAAGGCGCTAGGAAACCACTGCTAGATTATAATTTACAACTAATTAAATGCGGCGGTCATTTTCCGGGAGCTAGTGTGTTGTATTGGCCCAATGGCGCAGATGGTAAAGGCGTTCTGTTTTCCGGCGATACGATACAGGTGGCCATGGATCGCCAGTCGGTTTCGTTTATGTATTCGTACCCGAACCTGATTCCTTTAAATAAGCCAAGCATTTTAGGGATACAAGAGGCGGTGGCAAAGGTAAGTTTCGACCGGATTTACGGAGCTTTTGAAGCTCATATTCCAGAAAATGCCCGGCAAGCTTTAGATAAATCTATCACGCGTTACTTACATATTTATGAATAA
- a CDS encoding TonB-dependent receptor, with protein MKLLFTLSFFLFSINSLFAQNGLVKGRIMANGEPLIYASVGIVGTRLGATSNDKGYYEIKNVPPGTVEVGASSVGYQSEKTSATVSAGATVVLDFTLQEISSRLEEVVVTGVTRATEVKKSPIPIATISKKEININVNSNIIDAIVKGVPGVSATTTGPNISKPFIRGLGYNRVLNMYDGIRQEGQQWGDEHGTEVDQYGIERAEVVKGPASLTYGSDALAGVINMIPAVPKGVDGKLKGDFLTDWHSNNGLIGNSLGISYNKSGWTYYLRGTQKRAHNYRNSVDGFVYGSGYREYNVSGTIRLDKSWGFSQLSATLYDNLQEIPDGSRDSLSRKFTKPVLEGIQDDVKKRPLVPENDLKTYAIGTLHQAIQHYRVYTHNQLIIGQGNINASLGFQQSRRREFLFPTLPDKAALFLVLNTINYDLRYNLPTWHTLETAVGVNGMYQINKSKDATDFPIPDYNLFDIGAFVFTKKSIGKFDVSGGIRYDTRHLTWNNFYTGIDAAGLGQRVPATFPDASLQFPEFTHQYHGISGSVGATYNLSERLLFKANLARGYRSPNINEVGSNGLDPGAHIRYQGNRDFVPEFNFQKDISFLAYLKNLDISVELFDNRISNYIFQARLSDSQGQPVVDEQGNLTYKYQQSKAQLYGGEFTLNVHPESVKWLNFNNSLAYVKGLNKNDELIEQYGNAAKYLPFILPLHFRSEVRGTLRKSVGPYTGIYARLELDTYARQNQIYAVDNTETPTPGYSLINTGMGTSVKQKSGRVFCQLFFQVTNLFDKAYQSHLNRLKYFEYYQASPTNRTGIYNMGRNFSAKIIIPF; from the coding sequence ATGAAGTTACTTTTTACCCTGTCATTTTTTCTATTTTCCATAAACAGCCTTTTCGCACAGAATGGCTTGGTGAAGGGGCGCATTATGGCCAACGGAGAGCCGCTGATTTACGCCTCCGTTGGAATTGTGGGTACCCGCCTGGGCGCGACTTCCAACGATAAAGGCTATTACGAAATTAAAAATGTACCACCGGGTACCGTGGAAGTAGGTGCTTCGAGTGTAGGCTACCAATCCGAAAAAACTTCGGCTACTGTAAGCGCCGGTGCTACGGTGGTACTGGATTTTACCTTGCAGGAAATATCCTCTCGGCTGGAAGAAGTAGTGGTAACCGGCGTTACCCGGGCTACCGAAGTTAAAAAGAGTCCGATTCCGATTGCTACAATTTCCAAAAAAGAAATCAACATTAATGTTAATTCCAATATAATAGATGCAATCGTAAAAGGCGTACCCGGCGTCAGCGCCACCACTACTGGGCCGAATATATCAAAACCTTTTATCCGGGGTTTGGGCTACAACCGGGTATTAAACATGTACGACGGCATCCGGCAAGAAGGGCAACAATGGGGCGATGAACACGGCACCGAAGTAGATCAATACGGCATCGAAAGAGCCGAGGTAGTAAAAGGCCCGGCTAGTCTCACCTACGGATCAGATGCTTTAGCGGGCGTTATCAATATGATTCCGGCAGTACCCAAAGGCGTAGATGGTAAATTAAAAGGTGATTTTTTAACCGATTGGCACAGCAACAACGGTTTAATTGGCAATTCCCTAGGCATATCCTATAATAAAAGCGGGTGGACGTATTACTTACGCGGCACCCAGAAAAGAGCGCATAATTACCGGAATAGCGTAGATGGTTTCGTGTACGGCAGCGGCTACCGCGAATATAACGTAAGTGGCACCATCCGGTTAGATAAGAGCTGGGGCTTTTCGCAACTTTCCGCTACGCTCTACGATAATCTGCAGGAAATACCCGATGGCAGCCGCGATTCGCTGAGCCGTAAATTTACCAAGCCGGTGCTGGAAGGAATTCAGGATGACGTAAAAAAACGTCCTTTAGTGCCGGAAAACGATTTAAAAACGTACGCAATCGGAACTTTACACCAGGCTATTCAGCATTACCGGGTTTATACCCACAATCAGTTAATTATCGGGCAAGGCAATATCAATGCCTCTCTAGGGTTTCAGCAAAGCCGGCGGCGCGAGTTCCTTTTTCCAACGCTGCCGGACAAAGCCGCTTTATTTCTGGTTTTGAACACCATAAACTACGATTTGCGCTATAACCTGCCTACCTGGCATACGCTGGAAACTGCAGTGGGCGTAAATGGCATGTATCAAATAAATAAAAGTAAAGATGCTACCGATTTCCCCATTCCGGATTACAATTTATTTGATATTGGCGCTTTTGTGTTTACTAAAAAAAGTATCGGCAAATTTGATGTTTCCGGAGGTATCCGCTACGATACCCGCCATTTAACCTGGAACAACTTTTATACCGGCATTGATGCAGCTGGTTTGGGACAAAGAGTACCGGCTACTTTTCCGGATGCCTCTTTGCAATTTCCGGAATTTACGCACCAATACCACGGCATTTCCGGCAGTGTAGGCGCTACATATAATTTATCCGAAAGGCTGTTATTTAAGGCCAACCTGGCGCGGGGCTATCGTTCGCCCAACATTAACGAAGTAGGTTCGAACGGCTTAGATCCGGGGGCGCATATCCGGTACCAAGGCAACCGCGATTTTGTGCCGGAGTTTAATTTTCAGAAAGATATCAGCTTTTTAGCTTACCTGAAAAATTTGGATATTAGTGTGGAACTGTTTGATAACCGCATCAGTAATTATATCTTTCAGGCCCGGTTAAGCGACTCGCAAGGGCAGCCGGTAGTAGATGAACAGGGCAATCTGACTTACAAATACCAACAATCCAAGGCACAGCTTTATGGAGGGGAATTTACCTTAAATGTACATCCGGAATCGGTAAAATGGCTAAATTTTAATAATAGTTTGGCTTATGTTAAAGGATTAAACAAGAATGATGAATTGATAGAACAATACGGGAACGCGGCGAAGTACTTGCCTTTTATTCTGCCGCTGCACTTCCGGTCCGAAGTACGCGGCACTTTACGGAAATCAGTAGGTCCTTACACGGGTATTTACGCTCGCTTGGAACTTGATACCTATGCCCGGCAAAATCAAATCTATGCGGTAGATAATACCGAAACTCCTACGCCCGGTTATTCTTTAATAAATACCGGAATGGGTACTTCGGTAAAACAAAAATCCGGGCGTGTTTTCTGCCAGCTATTCTTTCAAGTAACTAATTTATTCGACAAAGCGTATCAGTCGCACTTAAACCGGCTCAAATACTTCGAGTACTACCAGGCATCGCCCACCAACCGAACTGGTATTTACAACATGGGCCGCAACTTCAGTGCGAAAATTATTATCCCATTTTAA
- a CDS encoding MFS transporter, translating to MTDNPPFKQLLKVPVIVAALGYLVDMYDLFLFNIVRVPSLKALGLSSDELFSKGLLILDMQMAGMLIGGILWGILGDKKGRLSVLFGSILLYSLANIANGFVTSYDQYLPLRFIAGIGLAGELGAGITLVAEILPKEIRGWGTTLVATTGVFGAILAYFVASAFDWRISYFVGGALGLILLLMRVRVFESGVFLHLKHKNVQRGNFFMLFSSGARFSKYLYSILIGTPIWFVSGVLIFFSPEFGAALGVTEPIEAGKAVMLAFAGQVAGDLVSGYLSQRFKSRKKGMLIFLLGSYTFMLVYLLVNTTSLPTFYFFCAALGFFNGYWTLFITIAAELFGTNLRATVATTVPNFVRASVIPISALFVFAKAHFGLTLGAAMVGGFIVAIALWALSRLEETFHKELDYHEEDALDPSLVLPEVGNPDSLTRKN from the coding sequence ATGACCGACAATCCTCCTTTTAAGCAACTTTTAAAGGTACCCGTAATTGTAGCTGCCTTAGGCTATCTGGTAGATATGTACGATTTGTTTTTGTTTAACATTGTGCGGGTACCCAGCTTAAAAGCCTTAGGTTTATCGTCGGATGAATTGTTTTCCAAAGGTTTACTGATCCTGGATATGCAAATGGCCGGTATGCTCATTGGCGGTATCTTGTGGGGAATTTTGGGTGATAAGAAAGGCCGTTTGTCGGTACTTTTTGGTTCTATCTTGTTGTATTCGCTGGCCAATATTGCCAATGGTTTTGTTACTTCCTACGACCAATATTTACCATTGCGTTTTATCGCCGGCATTGGTTTGGCTGGGGAACTAGGGGCAGGTATTACCTTAGTGGCGGAAATATTACCGAAAGAAATCCGGGGCTGGGGTACTACCTTAGTGGCTACTACGGGCGTTTTCGGGGCAATACTGGCTTATTTTGTAGCTTCAGCTTTTGATTGGCGCATTTCTTATTTTGTAGGCGGTGCCTTAGGTTTAATCTTGCTGTTGATGCGCGTGCGGGTTTTTGAATCGGGTGTATTTCTGCATTTAAAACACAAGAACGTACAGCGCGGCAATTTCTTCATGCTTTTCTCGAGCGGCGCCCGCTTTAGTAAATACCTTTATTCTATTTTAATTGGTACCCCCATCTGGTTTGTATCCGGGGTGCTCATCTTCTTCTCCCCGGAATTTGGGGCAGCCCTGGGCGTAACGGAGCCCATTGAAGCCGGTAAAGCCGTGATGCTGGCTTTTGCCGGGCAAGTAGCCGGCGACCTTGTTTCGGGGTACCTGAGTCAGCGGTTTAAAAGCCGGAAAAAAGGCATGCTCATTTTTCTGCTAGGTTCGTACACCTTTATGTTGGTGTATTTACTGGTGAACACCACCAGCCTCCCTACTTTTTACTTTTTTTGCGCCGCCTTGGGCTTTTTTAACGGTTACTGGACTTTGTTCATCACCATTGCGGCCGAGTTGTTTGGTACTAACCTGCGGGCCACTGTGGCTACTACGGTGCCTAACTTTGTGCGGGCTTCGGTTATTCCCATTTCGGCCTTGTTTGTGTTCGCCAAAGCTCATTTTGGCCTTACTTTGGGGGCTGCCATGGTGGGCGGCTTCATTGTGGCCATAGCATTATGGGCTTTATCCCGGCTCGAAGAAACCTTTCACAAAGAACTCGACTACCACGAAGAAGATGCTCTGGACCCCAGCTTGGTTCTACCGGAAGTAGGTAATCCGGATTCGCTCACGCGAAAAAACTAA
- a CDS encoding 3-ketoacyl-ACP reductase, which yields MRKVALITGGTRGIGLGIATQLAQAGFDLAVNGVRPLDAVTDVITGLMRHGGDVIYVPGDVASGADRARMIQEIKSYYSALHVLVNNAGIAPKERRDILEATEESFTHVLTTNLQGPYFLTQAVANWMVEQKNEKPNFSGCIVNVSSISATVASVNRGEYCVAKAGISMATQLFAARLGEYNIPVYEVRPGIIKTDMTAGVTEKYDKLIAEGLTVQERWGEALDVGKAVAALATGYFPYSTGQVIMVDGGLTLPRL from the coding sequence ATGAGAAAAGTAGCCCTTATCACCGGAGGTACCCGCGGAATTGGTTTAGGCATTGCCACCCAGTTAGCTCAGGCTGGGTTTGATCTGGCTGTCAATGGAGTCCGCCCGCTTGATGCTGTTACGGATGTGATAACCGGGTTGATGCGGCACGGCGGCGATGTTATTTACGTGCCGGGCGATGTTGCTTCCGGTGCCGATAGAGCCCGAATGATTCAGGAAATTAAATCGTATTATAGCGCTTTACACGTGCTCGTCAATAATGCCGGCATTGCGCCCAAAGAGCGGCGGGACATTCTGGAAGCCACCGAAGAAAGTTTTACCCACGTGCTCACCACTAATCTACAGGGGCCTTACTTTCTCACCCAAGCCGTAGCCAACTGGATGGTAGAACAAAAAAACGAAAAGCCTAACTTTTCCGGTTGCATCGTAAACGTATCTTCTATTTCGGCCACGGTGGCCTCGGTTAACCGCGGCGAATACTGCGTGGCTAAAGCAGGCATAAGCATGGCTACCCAGCTGTTTGCCGCGCGCTTAGGCGAATACAACATACCCGTGTACGAAGTACGGCCTGGAATTATAAAAACCGACATGACAGCCGGCGTTACCGAAAAATACGATAAATTAATCGCCGAAGGTTTAACGGTGCAAGAACGATGGGGCGAAGCCCTAGATGTAGGCAAAGCAGTGGCAGCTTTAGCCACGGGCTATTTTCCTTATTCTACCGGTCAGGTAATAATGGTAGATGGCGGTTTAACGTTGCCTCGATTGTAA
- a CDS encoding Gfo/Idh/MocA family protein gives MTPTIHQVGIIMNGVTGRMGTNQHLMRSIVEIIKQGGVKVSPSEFIMPDPILVGRDAVKLQKLAEQSGVPKFTTDLDSVMQDPRYQIYFDAQTTGRRASGVRQAVKAGKHVYCEKPTAVSTEVALELYELCQKNNIKNGVVQDKLWLPGLLKLKRLIQNDFFGEILSVRGEFGYWVFEGHTVPAQRPSWNYRKEDDGGIIVDMLCHWRYVLDHIFGKVKAVSCLGATHIKERIDENGQPYRCTADDAAYATFELDNGIIAHFNSSWTVRVRRDDLLTLQVDGTKGSAVAGLRECYTQHYGNTPKPVWNPDIPQPIQFMEGWAKVPEQEIFENAFKVQWELFLKHVVKDTPFPWNLREGAKGVQLAEKGLESWAKRCWVEVPEL, from the coding sequence ATGACTCCCACTATCCACCAAGTAGGTATTATCATGAACGGTGTTACCGGCCGCATGGGCACCAACCAGCATCTAATGCGCTCCATTGTTGAAATCATAAAGCAAGGCGGCGTAAAAGTAAGTCCCTCCGAATTTATCATGCCGGATCCGATTTTAGTGGGGCGCGATGCCGTGAAACTGCAAAAGCTGGCAGAACAATCGGGCGTACCTAAATTTACCACTGATTTAGATAGCGTAATGCAAGACCCGCGGTACCAGATTTACTTCGATGCCCAAACCACCGGCCGCCGGGCCAGTGGCGTGCGCCAGGCGGTAAAAGCCGGCAAACACGTTTACTGCGAAAAGCCCACCGCCGTTAGTACCGAAGTAGCGCTCGAGTTATACGAACTTTGCCAGAAGAACAATATAAAAAACGGCGTGGTACAGGACAAACTATGGCTGCCCGGTTTGTTAAAATTAAAACGATTGATTCAGAACGATTTCTTTGGCGAAATTTTATCGGTGCGCGGCGAATTTGGATACTGGGTTTTTGAAGGCCACACGGTACCGGCCCAACGCCCTTCCTGGAACTACCGCAAAGAAGACGACGGCGGCATTATCGTGGATATGCTCTGCCACTGGCGCTACGTACTGGATCATATCTTCGGAAAAGTAAAAGCCGTTTCGTGTTTAGGCGCTACGCACATTAAAGAACGAATCGATGAAAACGGCCAACCCTACCGTTGTACCGCCGACGATGCCGCTTACGCCACCTTTGAACTCGATAATGGGATTATCGCGCATTTTAATTCGTCCTGGACGGTACGGGTGCGGCGCGATGATTTACTGACCTTACAAGTAGATGGTACTAAAGGCTCGGCCGTGGCCGGTTTGCGCGAATGTTACACGCAGCACTACGGCAACACGCCCAAACCGGTCTGGAATCCGGATATTCCGCAGCCGATCCAGTTCATGGAAGGTTGGGCCAAAGTACCCGAGCAGGAAATTTTTGAAAATGCCTTTAAGGTGCAGTGGGAATTATTTTTAAAACACGTAGTAAAAGACACACCTTTCCCCTGGAATTTACGCGAAGGCGCCAAAGGCGTGCAACTCGCGGAAAAAGGTTTAGAAAGCTGGGCCAAACGGTGTTGGGTAGAGGTACCGGAGTTGTAG